A section of the Mangifera indica cultivar Alphonso chromosome 12, CATAS_Mindica_2.1, whole genome shotgun sequence genome encodes:
- the LOC123192199 gene encoding N-(5'-phosphoribosyl)anthranilate isomerase 1, chloroplastic-like, giving the protein MSAGLSIGGLFQPKIFGFHSRQIQGIRGGNFCLGRKGLFVKKNITCCSSQKDKFSYEKREKNVPLVKMCGITSAKDAAMAAEAGANFIGMIIWPNSKRSVSLAVAKEISKVARDYGADPVGVFVDDDSEMILRAADSAKLEFVQLHGDGSRAAFPELVKENRIIYVLHANENGDLLNQISDTECSLVDWILVDSAKGGSGKGFNWTQFTLPPIRSKNGWLLAGGINPENVFEALSTLKPNGIDVSSGICGSDGINKDQSRISSFMSSVHSVHYLIEEEKSKK; this is encoded by the exons TATTGGTGGCCTTTTTCAGCCCAAAATTTTTGGCTTCCACAGCAGGCAAATCCAAG GCATAAGGGGAGGAAACTTTTGCTTGGGGAGAAAGGGGttgtttgtgaaaaaaaatattacttgctGTTCTTCCCAGAAGGATAAGTTTTCTTATGAGAAGCGTGAAAAGAATGTACCTTTGGTTAAGATGTGTGGAATTACATCAGCTAAAGATGCTGCTATGGCAGCAGAAGCTGGTGCTAATTTTATTGGAATGATTATTTGGCCAAACTCCAAGCGTTCGGTTTCACTTGCAGTTGCTAAGGAGATTTCAAAAGTTGCAAGAGATTATGGGGCAGATCCTGTTGGGGTGTTTGTGGATGATGATTCTGAGATGATATTAAGAGCTGCTGACTCAGCAAAGCTTGAGTTTGTGCAG CTTCATGGAGATGGTTCCCGAGCAGCATTTCCAGAGTTAGTGAAAGAAAACCGAATAATTTATGTTCTTCATGCAAATGAAAATGGAGACCTTCTAAACCAGATTTCTGATACAGAGTGTTCCTTGGTCGATTGGATTCTTGTGGATAGTGCAAAGGGTGGCAg TGGCAAAGGATTTAACTGGACCCAGTTTACTTTACCACCGATTAGAAGCAAAAATGGGTGGCTTTTGGCAGGAGGGATCAATCCTGAGAATGTTTTTGAAGCCCTTTCCACCCTCAAGCCTAATGGAATTGATGTTAGTAGTGGCATCTGTGGCTCAGATGGTATTAACAAGGATCAATCGCGAATATCTTCCTTCATGAGTTCCGTACATTCTGTGCATTATTtgattgaagaagagaaaagcaaaaaataa